The genomic interval TCGTCGTCGGTAGGTATCGAAAAATGCGCTGGCTGGGATTTGAACCCAGGTTGTGACCATGGCAAGGTCACGTGATACCACTACACTACCAGCGCCCTGCTGCACTCATACCTACTGCCGGAAGGATGTATAAGCGTTGCGAATTAACCCGGTATCGATACGGGACACCATATCGCTCGCGGCGTGATCGACACGGCAATGCGCCGGCGACAACAGGCATTATTAACCGGATTTCGGGTGATCGCTTGCTGACTCGTTGCCGCCCACGAATGTGTCTCCGTTCGGCACGAATTCTCGGGTGTGAGGGGTTCACAGCCGGAATCGAATCCGCTATTCTTTTAAGACCCTATCCGCAATACATCGCTACAGTCTAGTGACGCGGCGCCGAAGCGTCTCGGCATGACCGTCAGCGTACTCGTGCCGTCGTCGCTCACCCGGGAAGCCGAGGACAAACGCGAGGCCACTCGCAAACTCGGATACGTCGCCCGCGCGGCGACGATCTTCCGGGCCGATCGCCTGGTCGTCTACCCAGATCGGGACGGCGAAACCGGGCGATTCGACGGCGGGTTCGTAAGTACCGTCTTGCGGTATGCCGCAACCCCTCCGTACCTCCGAAACGAGGTATGGGGGATGCGGGACGAACTGGAGTACGCGGGCGTCTTGCCGCCGCTCCGCGCCATGTCACAGACCGGCTCCGAATCTACCGGTTCGGGGTCGTCAAGACAAGGGATCGTGACCGAGGTCGGACCTGAAGGGCGCGTCCGGGTCAATTGCGGACTGCAACACCCGATCTCCCTCAATGTCCCTCCGAAAATGGAGGTCGACGAGGGGGAGCGCGTGACCGTCAGGATCTCTTCGCGACGACCGGTCCGGGCGAAGCTCGTCGATCGGCCCCTTCCGGGGCTATCGATTGAGCAGACGGACCTTTCGGCAGCACTCGGCCGTGAGGACGCCGGCGTCCGTATCGCCGCCTCCCGTTACGGTGAAGAACTCACCGTGGGGCGGCTCGAGACGCTGGCCGGGCGCGTCGAGCGTGACGGTATGACCGTCGCGTTCGGGGCGCCCGAGAGAGGGCTGCCGGACATCCTCGGAATCGAGGCATCGGCCGTCACCGCGTCGGACGACTCCGACGACGGGGTGGACGATGACGGAGTCGAACCCACAGCCGATCCGGGGTTCGACCTCTGGCTAAACACGGTTCCGAACCAGGGAAGCGAGGTCGTGCGAACGGAGGAGGCTCTGTTCGCCACCCTCGCTCCCCTCTCACTGAGAGAGTGATAGAATGCCACAGTCAAACGCACCACGCAAAGGCTCACTCGGGTTCGGCCCACGGAAGCGCGCCTCCTCGGAGGTGCCGCGCTTCAACTCGTGGCCGGACGACGACGGACAGCCGACGCTCCAGGGCTTCGCGGGCTACAAGGCCGGCATGACCCACGTCGTCATGGTCGACGACCAAGCGAACTCGCCGACCGAGGGGATGGAACAGACCGTCCCCGTGACGATCGTGGAGACGCCGCCGATGCGCGCAGTCGCGCTGCGAGCGTACGAAGATACCCCATACGGGAAGAAGCCGGTCACCGAGGTCTGGACCGACGAGTTCGTTCCTGAACTCGATCGTGTCCTCGACCTCCCCGGTGACGACTACGACACCGACGCCGCCACGGACGAGCTCCGTGGCCTCCTCGAAGAGGGTCGCGTCGACGACGTGCGAGTCATCACGCACACGGTTCCGGCCGAGGTTCCCTCGGTCCCGAAGAAGAAACCGGACGTGATGGAGACGCGCGTCGGCGGCGGCAACTCCGTCGAGGATCGCGTCGACTTCGCCCTCGAACTGCTCGAGGACGGCGGCGAGCACGTCATGAACGACGTGTTCCGCGCCGGCGAGTACGTCGACGCCAGCGGTGTCACGAAAGGGAAAGGGACTCAGGGCCCCGTCAAGCGGTGGGGCGTCCAGAAACGCAAGGGCAAGCACGCCCGGCAGGGCTGGCGCCGCCGCATCGGGAACCTCGGTCCGTGGAACCCGTCCCGCGTTCGGTCGACGGTCCCCCAGCAGGGGCAGACCGGCTACCACCAGCGGACGGAACTGAACAAGCGCCTCGTCGACATCGGCGACGGCGCAGACGCGACGGTCGACGGCGGCTTCGTCAACTACGGCGAAGTCGACGGACCGCACGCGCTGATCAAGGGCTCGCTCCCCGGGCCGGAACAGCGCCTCGTGCGCTTCCGCCCGGCGATCCGACCCGGAGACCAGCCGCGCCTCGATCCCGAGGTGCGCTACGTCTCCACCGCATCCAACCAGGGATAACACATGGACGCAACAGTACGCGACCTGGACGGCTCGGACGCGGGCTCGGTCGAGCTCCCGGCGGTCTTCGAGACCCAGTACCGCCCGGATCTGATCGCCCGCGCCGTTCGCGCCGCCCAGGCAAACCGGAAACAGGACTACGGCTCCGACGAATTCGCCGGCCTCCGAACGCCGGCCGAATCGTTCGGTAGCGGCCGCGGGATGGCCCACGTCCCACGACAGGAGGGACGCGGTCGCCGCGTTCCCCAGACGGTCAAGGGACGCAAGGCCCACCCGCCAAAAGCCGAGAAGGACTGGACTGAATCAATCAACACGAAAGAGAAAAAACTGGCCGTCCGCAGCGCCATCGCTGCGACGACCGACGCCGAACTCGTCGCCGATCGCGGCCACGAGTTCGACGGCGATACCGAACTGCCCGTTGTCGTCTCCGACGAGTTCGAGGACCTCCAGAAGACCAAGGAGGTCGTCGAGTTCCTCGAGGCCGCCGGCCTCGCGGACGACGTCGAGCGCGCAGACGAGGGCCGCAGCGTCCGCTCGGGTCGCGGGAAGACCCGCGGTCGCAAGTACAAACAGCCCAAGTCGATCCTCTTCGTCACCTCGAGCGAGACCGGCCCGTCCCGTGCGGCCCGGAACCTCGCCGGCGCGGACGTCGCAACGGCCGCCGAGGTCGACGCGGAGGAGCTCGCACCCGGCGCACAGCCCGGACGGCTGACCATCTGGACCGAGAGCGCACTCGAAGAGGTGGCCGACCGATGAGCGTCATCGAACACCCGCTGGTCACCGAGAAGGCCATGAACGACATGGACTTCGAGAACAAGCTCCAGTTCGTCGTCACTCCGGACGCCGCCAAGCCGGAGATCCGCGACGAAGTCGAGGAGCGTTTCGAGATCTCGGTTCAGAACATCAACACGCAGGTTACGATGAACGGCAAGAAGAAGGCCGTCGTCCGCCTCTCCGAGGAGGACGACGCGCAGGAAGTTGCTTCGCGAATCGGGGTGTTCTAATCCATGGGACGACGCATTCTCGGTCAACGACGCGGCCGCGGGACCTCCACGTTCCGTGCCCCGTCGCACCGCTACAAGGCGAAGCTCGACCACAAGAAAGAAGAGGACGACGACATCGTCCGCGGGACTGTCGTGGATATCGAACACGACCCCGCGCGGTCGGCACCGGTCGCCGCCGTCGAGTTCGAGGACGATGACCAGCGACTCGTCCTCGCGCCCGAAGGCATCACCGTCGGCGAAGAGCTGCAGGTCGGTGTCAGCGCGGAGATCAAGCCCGGCAACACGCTCCCGCTCGCGGAGATCCCCGAAGGTGTGCCGGTCTGTAACGTCGAAGCAAACCCCGGCGACGGCGGCAAGTTCGCCCGCGCCTCGGGGACCAACGCCGACCTGATCACCCACGACCGCAACGCTGCGGTCATCCAGCTTCCCAGCGGCGAGGTCAAGCGCCTCGATCCGCAGTGTCGCGCCACCATCGGCGTCGTCGCCGGTGGCGGTCGCACGGAGAAGCCGATGGTCAAGGCCGGCAACAAGTACCACAAGATGAAAGCCCGGGGCACGAAGTGGCCCCGCGTCCGCGGTGTTGCAATGAACGCCGTCGACCACCCGTTCGGTGGCGGCGGCCGCCAGCACCCCGGCAAACCGAAGTCCGTCTCGCGGGACGCCCCGCCGGGACGGAAGGTCGGTGACATCTCCTCCCGACGCACCGGTCGAGGTGGAAACAAATGAGTCAGGAGTACCGAACCGGCCGCGAAGGTGAGTTCACCTACCGCGGCTACACGCTCGAGGAGCTGCAGGATCTGGAGCTCGACGAGGTTGCGGAACTGCTACCCGCGCGCCAGCGGCGAAGTATCGAACGCGGCCTCGCCGTCGAGAAGCAGAAGCTTCTCGAAGAGGCCCGCGAGAAGGGCGAGGAAGAGACGGCGAACGCGCCGATCCGAACGCACCTCCGGGACATGCCGATCCTGCCGGAGTTCGTCGGCCTGACCTTCGAGGTCTACAACGGCCAGGCGTTCGAGCGCGTACGCGTCGAACCTGAGATGATCGGACACTATCTCGGCGAGTTCCAGCTGACCCGCACGTCCGTCGAACACGGCCAGGCGGGGATCGGCGCAACTCGTTCCTCGAAGTTCGTCCCACTGAAGTGATCAACGCATGGGAATCAACTACTCAGTCGACGCGGATCCGGACGCCACCGCGAAAGCGATGCTCCGGGAGCGTCATATGAGCCACAAGCACAGCAAGGAGGTCGCCCGCGAGATCAAGGGCCGAACCATCGGGGACGCCCAGGCGTACCTTCAGGACGTGATCGACGAAGTGCAGTCGGTGCCCTTCAAGTCGCACAACGCCGGGGCGGGCCACCGCTCCGACGTCGAGGGCTGGGACGCCGGCAAGTACCCGGAGAAGGTCTCCGAGGCGTTCCTCGACCTGCTCGAGAACGTCGAGGGCAATGCCGACCACCAGGGCTTCGACGGCGAGTCGATGGAGATCGTCCACGTCGCCGCCCACAAGGTCGGCGAGTCCGTCGGCCGCAAGCCCCGCGCGATGGGGCGGGCGTCGTCGTGGAACACGCCGCAGGTCGACGTCGAGATCGTCGTCGAGGAACCAGAGGACGAGATAGACGAGGGTGATACCTAATGGCTGACGAACAACAGTTCATCGAAAACGGCCTGCAGCGGTCGCAGATCGACGAGTTCTTCCAGGAAGAACTCGGTCGTGCAGGCTACGGTGGTATGGACGTCGCCAAGACGCCGATGGGTACCCAGATCGTCCTCAAGGCCGAGAAGCCGGGGATGGTCATCGGCAAGGGCGGCGAGAACATCCGGAAGGTCACGACGGCTCTCGAGGAGAAGTTCGACCTCGAGGACCCCCAGATCGACGTGCAGGAGGTCGAAGAACCCGACCTCAACGCGCGGATCGTGGCCGACCGCCTGGCCAACGCGCTCGAACGCGGCTGGTACTTCCGCAAGGCCGGTCACACGACGATCGACCGGATTATGGAAGCCGGCGCGCTCGGCGCCGAGATCGTCCTTTCGGGGAAGGTCACGGGCGCTCGATCGCGCGTTGAGAAGTTCAACCGCGGCTACATCAAGCACAACGGCGAGCCCGCCGAAGAGGTCGTCGACCACGGCCAGGGCGTCGCGGTGATGAAGCTCGGCACCATCGGTGTCGACGTCAAGATCATCCCGCCAGGCGCCGAGTTGCCCGACGACTTCCAGATCAACGAGGACATGGATCCAGAAGAGGTCGTCCCCGATGCCGTCGAGGCCAACGAGGCCGAGGGCGTCGAGGAACTCCTCGAGGGCGAACCCGAGGAGGCCGAGGCCGCCGACGCCGGCGCCGAGGCTGCGGCCGACGAGGCCGTCGAGACCGAACCCGAACTCGACGAGGAAGACGTCGAGGAGGTCATCGAAGAGGAAGTCGAGGCTGACGCCGACGAAGAGTTCGAGGAAGTCGACGTCCCCGAAGGCGACGAGGACGTCGAAGAAGAACTCGACGAACTCGAGGAGGACGTCGAGGCGGAAGCCGAAGAGCTCGTCGAGGAGATGGAAGCCGAGGATGCGGACGAAGACGAGGGAGGTGACGCCTGATGGCGATCCTGCACGTCGAAGAGATCCGCGACATGACCCCTGCCGAACGGCAGGAGGAACTCGAGGAGCTCGAGACCGAGCTGCTGAACGCGAAGTCCGTCCTGGCCGCCGGCGGGGCCCCGGAGAACCCGGGCCGCATCGGTGAGCTGCGTCGCACCATCGCGCGGATCAAGACGGTCCAGCGCGA from Natrinema salifodinae carries:
- the rpl4p gene encoding 50S ribosomal protein L4; translated protein: MDATVRDLDGSDAGSVELPAVFETQYRPDLIARAVRAAQANRKQDYGSDEFAGLRTPAESFGSGRGMAHVPRQEGRGRRVPQTVKGRKAHPPKAEKDWTESINTKEKKLAVRSAIAATTDAELVADRGHEFDGDTELPVVVSDEFEDLQKTKEVVEFLEAAGLADDVERADEGRSVRSGRGKTRGRKYKQPKSILFVTSSETGPSRAARNLAGADVATAAEVDAEELAPGAQPGRLTIWTESALEEVADR
- the rpmC gene encoding 50S ribosomal protein L29, which codes for MAILHVEEIRDMTPAERQEELEELETELLNAKSVLAAGGAPENPGRIGELRRTIARIKTVQREEGDLEDEADE
- a CDS encoding 30S ribosomal protein S19, with product MSQEYRTGREGEFTYRGYTLEELQDLELDEVAELLPARQRRSIERGLAVEKQKLLEEAREKGEEETANAPIRTHLRDMPILPEFVGLTFEVYNGQAFERVRVEPEMIGHYLGEFQLTRTSVEHGQAGIGATRSSKFVPLK
- a CDS encoding 50S ribosomal protein L2 — translated: MGRRILGQRRGRGTSTFRAPSHRYKAKLDHKKEEDDDIVRGTVVDIEHDPARSAPVAAVEFEDDDQRLVLAPEGITVGEELQVGVSAEIKPGNTLPLAEIPEGVPVCNVEANPGDGGKFARASGTNADLITHDRNAAVIQLPSGEVKRLDPQCRATIGVVAGGGRTEKPMVKAGNKYHKMKARGTKWPRVRGVAMNAVDHPFGGGGRQHPGKPKSVSRDAPPGRKVGDISSRRTGRGGNK
- a CDS encoding putative RNA uridine N3 methyltransferase, which codes for MTVSVLVPSSLTREAEDKREATRKLGYVARAATIFRADRLVVYPDRDGETGRFDGGFVSTVLRYAATPPYLRNEVWGMRDELEYAGVLPPLRAMSQTGSESTGSGSSRQGIVTEVGPEGRVRVNCGLQHPISLNVPPKMEVDEGERVTVRISSRRPVRAKLVDRPLPGLSIEQTDLSAALGREDAGVRIAASRYGEELTVGRLETLAGRVERDGMTVAFGAPERGLPDILGIEASAVTASDDSDDGVDDDGVEPTADPGFDLWLNTVPNQGSEVVRTEEALFATLAPLSLRE
- a CDS encoding 50S ribosomal protein L23; its protein translation is MSVIEHPLVTEKAMNDMDFENKLQFVVTPDAAKPEIRDEVEERFEISVQNINTQVTMNGKKKAVVRLSEEDDAQEVASRIGVF
- a CDS encoding 50S ribosomal protein L22, which codes for MGINYSVDADPDATAKAMLRERHMSHKHSKEVAREIKGRTIGDAQAYLQDVIDEVQSVPFKSHNAGAGHRSDVEGWDAGKYPEKVSEAFLDLLENVEGNADHQGFDGESMEIVHVAAHKVGESVGRKPRAMGRASSWNTPQVDVEIVVEEPEDEIDEGDT
- a CDS encoding 30S ribosomal protein S3, translating into MADEQQFIENGLQRSQIDEFFQEELGRAGYGGMDVAKTPMGTQIVLKAEKPGMVIGKGGENIRKVTTALEEKFDLEDPQIDVQEVEEPDLNARIVADRLANALERGWYFRKAGHTTIDRIMEAGALGAEIVLSGKVTGARSRVEKFNRGYIKHNGEPAEEVVDHGQGVAVMKLGTIGVDVKIIPPGAELPDDFQINEDMDPEEVVPDAVEANEAEGVEELLEGEPEEAEAADAGAEAAADEAVETEPELDEEDVEEVIEEEVEADADEEFEEVDVPEGDEDVEEELDELEEDVEAEAEELVEEMEAEDADEDEGGDA
- a CDS encoding 50S ribosomal protein L3: MPQSNAPRKGSLGFGPRKRASSEVPRFNSWPDDDGQPTLQGFAGYKAGMTHVVMVDDQANSPTEGMEQTVPVTIVETPPMRAVALRAYEDTPYGKKPVTEVWTDEFVPELDRVLDLPGDDYDTDAATDELRGLLEEGRVDDVRVITHTVPAEVPSVPKKKPDVMETRVGGGNSVEDRVDFALELLEDGGEHVMNDVFRAGEYVDASGVTKGKGTQGPVKRWGVQKRKGKHARQGWRRRIGNLGPWNPSRVRSTVPQQGQTGYHQRTELNKRLVDIGDGADATVDGGFVNYGEVDGPHALIKGSLPGPEQRLVRFRPAIRPGDQPRLDPEVRYVSTASNQG